Proteins from one Aureimonas sp. SA4125 genomic window:
- a CDS encoding dihydrofolate reductase codes for MTRLVCVVAMAENRVIGRDGAMPWSLSTDLGRYRRLTMGKPMIMGRKTFESIGRALDGRDSIVLTRASALPLPGAHRVSSPQEALALATHFAEARGAAEIVIAGGAEIYALFLPCTDRLYVTHAACEPLGDARFPAIDPADWEVVAAQAVPAGERDSVASRFVTYDRRSTP; via the coding sequence GTGACGCGGCTGGTCTGCGTCGTCGCCATGGCCGAGAACCGGGTAATCGGGCGGGACGGCGCCATGCCCTGGTCGCTGTCGACCGATCTCGGGCGCTATCGCCGGCTGACCATGGGTAAGCCGATGATCATGGGGCGCAAGACGTTCGAATCGATCGGGCGCGCTCTCGACGGGCGCGATTCCATCGTCTTGACCCGCGCGAGCGCCCTGCCTCTGCCAGGCGCCCATCGCGTGTCGTCGCCGCAGGAAGCGTTGGCGCTGGCAACCCACTTTGCCGAAGCACGGGGCGCCGCCGAAATCGTGATTGCCGGCGGTGCCGAAATCTATGCGCTGTTCCTGCCCTGCACCGACCGTCTCTACGTGACGCATGCCGCCTGTGAACCCTTGGGCGACGCCCGGTTTCCGGCGATCGATCCCGCCGATTGGGAGGTCGTTGCCGCGCAGGCCGTTCCGGCGGGGGAGCGCGACAGCGTAGCCA
- the thyX gene encoding FAD-dependent thymidylate synthase encodes MDRFTSEQLAEIEALRSIRNATSRPVSDGLEEVLHTPFPVLDHGFVRVVDYMGNDDAVVQAARVSYGRGTKRVSEDRGLINYLLRHWHTTPFEMAEIKLHVKLPIFVARQWIRHRMASVNEYSARYSVMDREFYVPEREHLAAQSSVNRQGRGDVLEGAEADEVLDLLRRDAERNYDHYAVMLNEEDAGTHRADRAGLARELARMNLTLNFYTQWYWKADLHNFMNFLRLRADPHAQYEIRAYADVMLGIMARWVPITHEAFLEHRMGAATLSASAVALVRRMIAGERIDQSNSGLSKREWGELASVLGFDAS; translated from the coding sequence TTGGATAGGTTCACTAGCGAGCAGCTCGCCGAGATCGAGGCCCTCCGCTCCATTCGGAACGCGACGTCCCGACCCGTTTCGGACGGCCTGGAAGAGGTCCTGCACACACCGTTCCCTGTCCTCGACCATGGGTTCGTGCGGGTCGTCGACTACATGGGCAACGACGACGCGGTCGTGCAGGCGGCTCGGGTCTCCTACGGTCGCGGCACGAAGCGGGTTTCCGAAGACCGCGGCCTCATCAACTACCTGCTCCGCCACTGGCACACGACGCCGTTCGAGATGGCCGAGATCAAGCTCCACGTGAAGCTGCCGATCTTCGTCGCGCGTCAGTGGATCCGCCACCGCATGGCGAGCGTGAACGAGTATTCCGCCCGCTACTCGGTCATGGACAGGGAATTCTACGTTCCCGAACGCGAGCACTTGGCGGCGCAGTCGTCCGTCAACAGGCAGGGACGCGGCGACGTTCTCGAAGGCGCCGAGGCCGACGAGGTCCTGGATCTGCTCCGGCGGGATGCAGAGCGGAACTACGATCACTACGCCGTGATGTTGAACGAGGAGGATGCCGGAACGCATCGGGCCGACCGGGCGGGCCTTGCTCGCGAGCTCGCGCGGATGAACCTCACGCTGAATTTCTATACCCAGTGGTACTGGAAGGCCGACCTGCACAACTTCATGAATTTCCTGCGCCTTCGTGCAGACCCGCACGCCCAGTACGAAATCAGAGCCTATGCGGACGTCATGCTGGGCATCATGGCCCGGTGGGTCCCGATCACCCATGAGGCCTTCCTCGAACACCGCATGGGCGCGGCGACCCTTTCAGCGTCGGCAGTTGCCTTGGTTCGCCGGATGATCGCCGGCGAACGGATCGATCAGTCCAACAGCGGCCTCAGCAAGCGGGAATGGGGCGAACTGGCATCTGTCCTGGGGTTTGACGCCTCGTAA
- a CDS encoding ATPase domain-containing protein produces MTKTATVPPMSSGIPGLDEILRGGLPPSNLYMLQGAPGAGKTTAALQFLRAGVEAGEKCIYVSLSQTKAELESIAISHGWTLKGIRVEELSASDTVSGASDQTIFQTAELRLDETRQAIERAIEEHKPRRLVYDSLLEIRLITGDSPRFRRELIGFKAFLAKRNVVALLLDTQNGEAMNGEEVEGIAHGVIRFHKSLEDYGAVRRRIEVSKMRGVPIADGYHDMAIREGHGVVVFPRIIPGSAIEESKPELIKSGVAMLDDMFGGGQESGTITLVIGQSGTGKSTMASLYSKAALERGESVALFLFEERLETFFRRSEGLGMSLRPFHESGKLIIRDFNPNEISPGEFAQVVQGIVSSEKCRVVVIDSFTGYLNSLPNREKAVRDIQSLLKYLARAGVLTMLIVAQHGLLGQNVAIDVDVSFLGDTVLLLRIAEHDGRLRRNITVVKKRHGPHDLDVHELFIKSSGISVVPYNPLPET; encoded by the coding sequence ATGACCAAGACCGCGACCGTGCCACCTATGTCCTCGGGCATCCCGGGCCTGGACGAAATTCTCCGCGGAGGACTGCCGCCGTCCAACCTGTACATGCTCCAGGGCGCCCCTGGAGCAGGCAAGACGACCGCCGCTCTCCAGTTCCTGCGCGCCGGCGTCGAAGCGGGCGAAAAATGCATCTATGTGAGCCTCTCGCAGACAAAGGCGGAGCTGGAGAGCATCGCCATCTCGCACGGATGGACACTCAAGGGCATCAGGGTCGAGGAGCTGTCCGCTTCGGACACGGTGAGCGGGGCCTCGGACCAGACGATCTTCCAGACGGCGGAACTGCGGCTCGACGAGACGAGGCAGGCGATCGAGCGAGCCATCGAGGAGCACAAGCCACGCCGCCTGGTCTATGATTCCCTGCTCGAGATCCGGCTGATTACGGGCGATTCACCGCGGTTCCGGCGCGAGCTGATCGGCTTCAAGGCTTTTCTTGCCAAGCGCAACGTGGTCGCGCTGCTTCTCGATACGCAGAACGGGGAGGCGATGAACGGCGAGGAGGTCGAGGGCATTGCCCACGGCGTCATCCGCTTCCACAAGTCGCTGGAGGATTACGGCGCCGTCCGGCGGCGCATCGAGGTCAGCAAGATGCGGGGCGTACCGATCGCCGACGGGTACCACGACATGGCGATTCGCGAGGGACACGGCGTCGTCGTCTTCCCGCGCATCATTCCCGGTTCGGCCATCGAGGAGTCCAAGCCGGAGCTCATCAAGTCCGGCGTTGCGATGCTTGATGACATGTTCGGTGGGGGGCAGGAGTCGGGAACCATCACGCTTGTGATCGGCCAATCCGGCACCGGCAAATCCACAATGGCCTCGCTGTATTCGAAGGCGGCCCTGGAACGAGGAGAGAGTGTCGCGCTCTTTCTGTTCGAGGAGCGCCTGGAGACTTTCTTCAGGAGATCCGAGGGCCTCGGCATGAGCCTGCGCCCCTTCCACGAAAGTGGAAAGCTGATCATCCGCGACTTCAATCCGAACGAGATTTCGCCGGGCGAATTCGCACAGGTCGTGCAGGGCATCGTGTCATCCGAAAAGTGCCGCGTGGTCGTGATCGACAGCTTCACCGGGTATCTAAACTCGCTTCCGAACCGCGAGAAGGCGGTGCGGGATATCCAGTCCCTGTTGAAGTATCTGGCGCGGGCCGGCGTTCTCACGATGCTCATCGTCGCCCAGCACGGCCTGTTGGGGCAGAATGTCGCGATCGACGTTGATGTCAGCTTCCTCGGTGACACCGTTTTGCTGTTGCGCATCGCCGAGCACGACGGACGGTTGCGCCGCAATATCACCGTCGTCAAAAAGCGACACGGCCCCCACGACCTCGACGTCCACGAGCTCTTCATCAAGAGCTCCGGCATCAGCGTCGTCCCATACAATCCGCTTCCGGAAACGTGA
- a CDS encoding sensor histidine kinase, with protein MLREHDIRVETASGTGDLASRLSASPGVLLLTHEALTPAVLATVAAHLGNQQAWSEMPIIVLLDRGSPDTRIKAELSHAWPKTRQMFYKRPVMTVELVSGVQAALLARLRQRDVRDHISREIELRRELNHRVKNILASVASIFEMTRRGATSLEGFAEDFRGRLGALDKVHSAVFHADGEVVSISEVADLTFDPYRHGGLDRIVTRGPAVLLSREAGTTLALCLHELATNAIKYGALSQPGGQVTFEWSVTAYEPRELCMTWTESGGPPVKEPGRAGYGTRYLKAALKGMLGQNPDIIFDREGLRCRACGALSRVGGNP; from the coding sequence ATGCTCCGTGAGCACGACATTCGGGTCGAAACCGCTTCGGGGACCGGGGATCTGGCCAGTCGCCTCTCCGCGTCGCCCGGTGTCCTTCTCCTGACACACGAGGCTCTGACCCCCGCAGTGCTGGCAACCGTTGCCGCCCATCTGGGCAACCAGCAGGCCTGGTCCGAGATGCCGATCATCGTCCTCCTCGATCGCGGCTCGCCTGATACTCGGATCAAGGCCGAGCTCAGCCACGCATGGCCGAAGACGCGCCAGATGTTCTACAAGCGCCCGGTCATGACCGTCGAACTGGTCAGCGGCGTCCAGGCGGCGCTCCTTGCGCGACTCCGCCAGCGCGACGTCCGCGATCACATCTCGCGCGAGATCGAACTGCGGCGCGAACTGAACCACCGCGTCAAGAACATCTTGGCGAGCGTCGCATCGATCTTCGAGATGACCCGCCGCGGCGCCACGTCTCTGGAGGGATTTGCCGAGGATTTTCGCGGGCGGCTGGGGGCCCTGGACAAGGTTCATTCGGCCGTGTTTCACGCCGACGGCGAAGTCGTGTCGATCTCCGAAGTCGCCGACCTGACCTTCGATCCCTACCGCCACGGGGGACTCGATCGGATCGTGACGCGGGGGCCTGCTGTCCTGCTGAGCCGGGAGGCGGGAACCACCCTGGCCCTCTGCCTTCATGAGCTGGCGACGAACGCCATCAAGTATGGGGCGCTCTCGCAGCCCGGAGGCCAGGTCACGTTCGAGTGGTCCGTCACGGCGTACGAACCGCGCGAGCTCTGCATGACCTGGACCGAGAGCGGAGGACCGCCGGTAAAGGAACCCGGCCGCGCCGGTTACGGCACGCGCTATCTGAAAGCGGCGTTGAAGGGCATGCTGGGACAGAACCCGGACATCATTTTCGACCGCGAGGGTCTACGCTGCCGGGCCTGCGGCGCTCTTTCGCGCGTCGGAGGCAACCCGTGA
- a CDS encoding response regulator yields MNNLPSPSTVPLRILYVEDNPLIVFHVEQMVEDLGHVFVGSFDSFQALRADSEDLAFDGALVDIDLTDGRTGPLAAEWLQERGIPSIFLTGQAEVAANYKHVVVATLAKPIEMQRLREALELFRLKTEAPLHDPVN; encoded by the coding sequence ATGAACAACCTCCCCTCCCCGTCGACCGTCCCGCTGCGCATCCTTTACGTGGAGGACAACCCGCTGATTGTGTTTCACGTCGAACAGATGGTCGAGGACCTTGGCCATGTGTTCGTCGGCTCGTTCGACAGCTTCCAAGCTCTCAGGGCCGACAGCGAAGACCTGGCATTCGATGGCGCGTTGGTGGACATCGATCTGACGGACGGGCGAACCGGTCCCCTCGCGGCCGAGTGGCTGCAGGAACGCGGCATACCGTCCATCTTTCTGACAGGTCAGGCGGAGGTTGCAGCCAACTACAAGCACGTCGTTGTCGCCACCCTGGCGAAGCCGATCGAGATGCAGAGACTGCGAGAGGCTTTGGAACTGTTCCGCCTCAAGACGGAGGCTCCCCTCCACGATCCAGTCAATTGA